The Chelonia mydas isolate rCheMyd1 chromosome 3, rCheMyd1.pri.v2, whole genome shotgun sequence genome includes a region encoding these proteins:
- the LOC114020199 gene encoding uncharacterized protein LOC114020199, which translates to MKPLLFSVFLLLLFLGQGFNEQVHLGLVKSSPNVNKAEGRANRSLQESQQLKLDLGLPWMLVYVPVRSCHRVLKEKLGEFSPPTYNHFQLNIWCNWTIWAGSRKHIIIYIKGFMTTEDCDTNDDKILFQGVSSLVENTVIYACWNKKIHVFATYARAVHVVFLMKYSSNPRNKYFKGKYYIFKHRDIDSSSDDILVSQAPIPTSKRTSHSTPRSNKVSVIYHGEISDDTNISTALSTENLNKSLNKTTVLNNTGLLQVGGEGQNVEVLESSLQLKPQHDAKSQLLKTEAHSLLESLHLSTSMDKEKSLGIGRSFGSLPQTAVPDIWELRPAECEEVLVDFSQVYRPKSLPGFLSETSYLSVSHLTEPLKSMELEGPESRTSFLLTSLRQTNMEDLQLNINPTPLSYPVLASYLHSIAHDRVETIGDKNIGSTPSQSLSRVTLMKDNLLQSNILAYKVVSSPSDSLVKGSLPSLRMTSQDQVVLGDQSQPETRGMDKAGSYQISSTQRISGEKSVTELDLRTTTLKNTNPLDVSVLESSMDVTDQLKIMLVTAAPYGLLDSEYHLRLQSSQHVDSASTELESILPSTEVSLHQAAKVNVSEVLHLGMKPSQQVGLVMELEPVPSTKVSLPPAASELELIPSIETSLPVFLTELEPVIPFPHTEPSLPPAASELGPVLFPSTEVSLPVFPTEMGPVTSALEPVTPFPSTEPSLSPAASDLGPVLFPGTEVTFPLAAMGLEPVIPSKEVSLPPAAQRASALRNELHLRTKSGRYIDTDTELAHIPLSTRVLLPPAAEEEDLLEGEPLSKPHSDCYGAPAATEHRHALPSTTQSLNFFLQEKKIGVQQSTLKGERESIHEAETEQPGKAEERNLITDFISGTFFSDTTRLQALKPEPELGLLRSKGHTSNLSPVTESLPKTPLVGTRPTRVKQNELMFKTGLIASSTRATPPLEHIATNNKVKMTEPVKEMSNTPLKHTFPDTTKHHKVQQTTEWSSASRSSAIASSHALTPAEKLAPKESVDSHSFQSSSARTPENASTSEARVPLNYIVPELPWLLLYLPIRSCHVTLKDEIGTFSPPAHSGIQTNIWCNWTIWAGPQKHILIYIKGFQGKDDCDENTDKIIFQGVSSSVERKVVYACKNQGTLIFAAQALAVHVVFLSKGNSLNHEHKYFKGQYYVFKDYETSRSTNDTQEPVQKTTRKTKYGSIRFYPKSPIKHYRGLLDFVKTSTAHNENQLLNKLPTVDKEGWDKNGSSTRLEAFLRFVLENNTHIPLLKDMDVTFSTHDLKWQQFMKSLGNENSSRKSERLSSLVVTPALNILRLNIQNKKEQTIAFDKLMHRPTIHSNLLSEPLHLKEPMKSVEMQSVKTTKSVGPQHSSATLWSPASMEDLQPDARQAVDRNSTPHRGLQSLQDTWEEQSIRTTSSQSFRAASIKDGEVLQSTCVNNETVASLPAAFVEDFQSNARLSRDGQEIISQLKHVMNSERSIKDHHIEHQTHRKGNDKGDLYTKPASALKNVKLNVEPLTLGMLKKALKTESITVTVALHNTLDVPSSYHAETTTAEFKPVLPSSTRSSPLGKTAAATAHLGTPVTQDQEPPLIMSTKSHPSYPSSGGLSKDTASLKIEHEKDSFDLASIFTSLENDTRLESQHNPGDVLFEVTSEIEHKGWIPRSGDELKKALMESIKLHIQKNLKLLVNKVNEIKLKEIKRTNDLKPTFTFWLHLKSEERNMSVLLHSQLNDLIGKSVEAEKLQVSLLSVRDVNECNSGIGMCGDEADCLNEDGTYLCRCKKGYEDRSQTKSGTLCVRIPQSGIGGFFSYMEILVGTTVFFIFILVVVASSLCTILRKRPTKKDSCIEEPVASGTPSAQSQLPVSSIDLSTLGDHLNLDPFRPKLRAKPPEWTSQVRTNPTETYRISIEQSERL; encoded by the exons ACCTGGGGCTCCCTTGGATGTTGGTGTATGTCCCTGTGAGAAGTTGCCATAGAGTCCTGAAGGAAAAGCTTGGGGAGTTTTCTCCTCCAACATATAACCATTTTCAGCTAAATATTTGGTGCAACTGGACCATATGGGCAGGTTCCAGAAAACACATAATCATTTATATCAAAGGATTTATGACCACGGAGGACTGTGACACAAATGATGATAAAATCCTATTTCAAGGAGTCTCTTCATTAGTAGAAAACACTGTAATCTATGCTTGTTGGAACAAGAAGATTCATGTCTTTGCCACCTATGCCCGGGCTGTCCATGTAGTATTTCTGATGAAGTATTCTTCAAACCCTAGAAACAAATACTTTAAAGGAAAGTATTATATATTCAAACACCGTGACATTGACTCCTCTTCTGACGATATCTTAGTTTCTCAAGCCCCTATTCCAACATCAAAGAGAACTAGTCACAGCACTCCCAGATCTAACAAAGTATCAGTAATATACCATGGAGAGATTTCAGATGATACAAACATTAGTACAGCTTTAAGTACTGAGAATCTTAACAAAAGCCTTAACAAGACAACTGTACTTAATAACACAGGGTTATTACAGGTAGGGGGTGAAGGTCAAAATGTTGAAGTTCTTGAAAGTTCTCTTCAGCTTAAACCTCAGCATGATGCAAAGTCtcaacttttaaaaacagaagctCATAGCTTGCTGGAGTCTCTCCATTTGTCTACATCAATGGACAAAGAAAAGAGTCTTGGCATAGGAAGGTCTTTTGGAAGCCTACCTCAAACTGCAGTACCTGATATCTGGGAGTTGAGACCCGCAGAGTGTGAAGAAGTCCTGGTGGACTTTAGCCAGGTGTACAGGCCAAAAAGTCTTCCAGGCTTTCTTTCTGAGACTTCTTACTTAAGTGTTTCTCATCTAACTGAACCCTTGAAATCTATGGAGTTAGAAGGACCAGAAAGCAGAACGTCCTTTTTACTCACTAGTTTGAGGCAAACTAATATGGAAGATTTACAACTGAATATAAATCCAACACCTCTGAGTTACCCTGTCCTGGCCTCATATTTGCATTCCATAGCCCATGACAGAGTGGAAACCATAGGAGACAAGAATATTGGCTCTACCCCTTCCCAAAGTCTCAGCAGGGTTACCTTGATGAAGGATAATCTTTTGCAGTCCAACATCTTGGCTTATAAGGTGGTGAGCAGTCCCAGTGATAGCCTTGTGAAAGGTTCGCTGCCTAGCCTCCGAATGACCAGTCAGGATCAAGTTGTGCTTGGTGATCAGTCACAACCTGAGACAAGGGGAATGGATAAAGCTGGAAGTTACCAAATAAGCTCCACTCAGAGGATCAGTGGAGAGAAGTCTGTAACTGAACTGGATCTGAGAACAACTACCCTCAAAAATACTAACCCTCTTGATGTTTCTGTTCTGGAAAGTTCTATGGACGTCACTGACCAGCTGAAAATCATGTTGGTTACTGCAGCACCATATGGTTTGTTAGACAGCGAGTACCATTTGAGGCTCCAAAGCAGTCAACATGTGGATTCAGCTTCTACAGAACTAGAAAGCATCCTTCCAAGTACAGAAGTGTCCCTGCATCAAGCTGCTAAAGTAAATGTGTCAGAGGTGCTCCATTTGGGTATGAAACCCAGCCAGCAGGTGGGCCTGGTGATGGAACTGGAGCCTGTTCCAAGTACCAAAGTTTCTCTTCCTCCAGCTGCCTCAGAACTAGAGCTCATCCCAAGTATAGAAACCTCCCTTCCTGTTTTCCTCACAGAACTGGAGCCAGTCATCCCTTTCCCACATACAGAACCATCCCTTCCTCCAGCTGCCTCAGAACTGGGCCCTGTCCTCTTCCCAAGCACAGAAGTGTCCCTTCCtgtttttcccacagaaatggggCCTGTCACCTCAGCACTGGAGCCTGTCACCCCTTTCCCAAGTACAGAACCATCCCTTTCTCCAGCTGCCTCAGATCTAGGCCCTGTCCTCTTCCCAGGTACAGAAGTGACCTTTCCTCTGGCTGCTATGGGACTGGAGCCTGTCATCCCAAGTAAAGAAGTGTcccttcctccagctgctcagagAGCTAGTGCACTTAGAAACGAGCTCCATTTGAGAACAAAAAGCGGCCGCTACATTGACACTGACACAGAGCTAGCTCATATCCCTCTAAGTACAAGAGTGCTGCTTCCTCCAGCTGCTGAGGAGGAGGACCTGTTGGAAGGCGAGCCTCTGTCAAAGCCACACAGTGACTGctatggggctccagctgctacaGAACATAGACATGCCCTCCCAAGTACAACACAGTCTCTTAATTTCTTTCTTCAGGAAAAGAAAATCGGTGTCCAACAATCAACACTgaaaggtgagagagagagcatcCATGAGGCAGAAACTGAACAACCTGGAAAGGCTGAGGAAAGGAATTTAATCACAGACTTCATCTCTGGCACCTTCTTCTCAGACACAACTCGGCTGCAAGCCTTAAAACCAGAACCTGAGCTTGGGCTCCTCAGATCCAAGGGCCATACAAGTAACCTTTCTCCTGTAACCGAGAGCCTTCCTAAAACCCCCTTAGTGGGAACAAGGCCAACTAGAGTAAAGCAAAATGAGCTCATGTTTAAAACTGGCCTTATAGCCTCAAGCACTAGGGCTACTCCACCTCTGGAGCACATAGCCACGAATAATAAAGTTAAAATGACTGAGCCTGTAAAGGAGATGAGTAACACCCCACTGAAACACACATTCCCAGATACCACAAAACATCACAAAGTGCAGCAAACCACTGAGTGGAGCAGTGCCTCTCGGAGCTCTGCTATTGCATCTAGTCATGCTCTGACTCCAGCTGAGAAACTGGCACCGAAAGAGAGCGTAGATTCACATTCTTTCCAATCCTCTTCTGCTCGCACACCTGAGAATGCATCAACTTCAGAAGCAAGAGTCCCCCTGAACTATATTG TGCCAGAATTACCTTGGTTGTTGCTGTATCTTCCTATAAGAAGTTGCCACGTCACCTTGAAAGATGAAATTGGGACATTTTCCCCGCCAGCACATAGTGGTATTCAAACCAACATCTGGTGCAACTGGACCATTTGGGCAGGCCCCCAAAAACACATCCTGATTTACATAAAGGGATTTCAGGGGAAGGACGATTGTGATGAAAACACagataaaataatttttcaaggGGTCTCGTCAAGTGTGGAAAGAAAAGTAGTTTATGCTTGTAAGAACCAAGGTACTCTGATCTTTGCTGCTCAGGCTCTGGCTGTCCATGTTGTGTTTCTGTCCAAGGGCAATTCCTTAAACCATGAACACAAATATTTCAAAGGACAGTACTATGTATTCAAAGACTATGAAACTTCAAGATCTACAAATGATACTCAAGAGCCAGTTCAGAAAACAACTAGGAAAACTAAGTACGGCAGTATCCGATTCTACCCTAAATCACCCATAAAACACTACAGAGGTCTTCTGGATTTTGTAAAGACCAGCACAGCTCATAATGAAAATCAACTGCTTAACAAGCTGCCTACGGTAGACAAAGAAGGTTGGGACAAAAATGGAAGCTCAACGAGACTAGAAGCTTTCTTAAGGTTTGTTCTTGAGAACAACACCCACATCCCTCTCTTAAAAGACATGGACGTGACCTTCAGTACTCATGACCTGAAGTGGCAGCAGTTTATGAAATCTTTGGGTAACGAAAACAGTAGTAGAAAGTCGGAACGTCTTTCTTCCCTCGTGGTAACACCAGCATTAAATATATTGAGGCTAAACATCCAAAATAAAAAAGAGCAAACTATTGCTTTTGATAAACTTATGCACAGGCCAACAATCCACTCAAACCTGCTCTCTGAGCCTCTGCATTTAAAGGAGCCCATGAAATCTGTGGAGATGCAAAGTGTCAAAACAACAAAGTCAGTAGGACCCCAGCACAGCTCAGCCACTCTCTGGAGTCCAGCTAGTATGGAAGACCTACAGCCAGATGCAAGACAAGCTGTAGATAGAAATTCTACTCCTCATCGTGGTTTGCAATCTCTGCAGGACACATGGGAAGAGCAGAGCATTCGAACGACCTCTTCTCAAAGCTTTAGAGCTGCATCGATCAAAGACGGAGAGGTGCTCCAGTCAACCTGTGTGAACAATGAGACAGTGGCCAGTCTTCCTGCTGCTTTTGTGGAAGACTTCCAATCTAATGCCAGGCTGAGCAGGGATGGTCAAGAAATAATTAGTCAGCTAAAGCATGTGATGAACTCAGAGAGAAGCATTAAAGACCATCATATTGAACATCAAACACACAGAAAGGGAAATGACAAAGGTGATCTGTACACAAAGCCAGCTTCTGCCCTCAAAAATGTTAAACTTAATGTTGAGCCTCTTACTTTGGGAATGCTTAAGAAAGCTCTCAAAACAGAGTCCATCACGGTCACTGTAGCCCTGCACAACACGCTGGATGTCCCTAGCAGTTACCATGCAGAGACCACTACTGCTGAATTCAAACCTGTTCTCCCGAGCAGCACCAGAAGCAGCCCACTGGGAAAgacagctgctgctactgcacaCCTTGGCACTCCAGTAACCCAAGACCAAGAACCTCCACTGATCATGAGCACAAAATCACATCCTTCCTATCCCTCTTCTGGTGGGCTATCAAAGGACACTGCATCCTTGAAAATAGAGCATGAAAAAGATTCCTTTG ATCTGGCTTCCATCTTCACATCTCTTGAAAATGATACCAGGTTGGAATCCCAGCACAATCCTGGAG ATGTCTTGTTTGAAGTAACTAGTGAAATTGAACACAAGGGATGGATCCCACGTAGTGGAGATGAGCTGAAAAAGGCTCTCATGGAATCCATTAAGCTTCAC ATACAAAAGAACCTGAAACTCTTGGTAAACAAAGTCAATGAAATCAAGTTAAAGGAAATCAAAAG GACAAATGACCTAAAACCAACATTCACTTTCTGGTTACACTTAAAATCAGAGGAAAGGAATATGTCTGTTTTACTCCATTCTCAACTGAATGATCTCATTGGCAAATCTGTGGAAGCTGAGAAGTTGCAGGTGTCTTTATTGTCAGTTAGAG ATGTGAATGAATGCAACTCTGGAATTGGAATGTGTGGTGATGAGGCGGACTGCCTCAATGAAGATGGCACTTACTTATGTCGCTGTAAAAAAGGGTATGAAGATCGCTCTCAGACGAAATCTGGCACGCTGTGTGTCCGCATTCCACAATCAG GTATTGGTGGTTTCTTCAGCTACATGGAAATTCTGGTAGGTACTACAGTATTCTTCATCTTCATCCTCGTGGTGGTGGCAAGCAGTTTGTGCACAATACTCAGGAAAAGACCCACAAAGAAGGACTCCTGTATTGAGGAGCCTGTTGCAAGTGGGACACCTTCAGCACAGTCTCAACTGCCTGTATCTTCTATTGATCTGAGTACCCTTGGTGACCACCTGAACCTAGACCCCTTCCGGCCAAAGCTCCGAGCCAAGCCCCCGGAATGGACATCACAAGTGCGAACCAACCCAACTGAGACTTATAGAATCTCCATTGAGCAGTCTGAACGTTTGTAA